The following proteins come from a genomic window of Geomonas sp. RF6:
- a CDS encoding PAS domain S-box protein — protein sequence MNSDHENDATTARPAQGNAASDALLASLVSSSEDAIISTTPEGFILTFNSAAERLYGYSAEEIVGQPISILIPESDREEHNDRLARVRHGERVEHFETVRRKKDGEIIDISLSISPIYSPSGEIAGAASIARDITRKKREEEQQLTTFKYARSLIEASLDPLVTISPEGKIMDVNEAATKATGVPKEELIGTDFSDYFTEPEKARLGYQQVFAKGFVTDYPLTMRRRDGNVTDVLYNASVYHDSRGNVLGVFAAARDITAQRHAAQYARSLIEASLDPLVTISPEGKITDVNEATMKVTGVARDELIGTDFSDYFTESDKAREGYLRVFAEGFVTDYPLTIRHRNGQLTDVLYNASLYRDVQGNVLGVFAAARDVTAQRHAAQYARSLIEASLDPLVTISPEGKITDVNAATVKVTGVARDELIGTDFSDYFTESDKAREGYQQVFAKGFVTDYPLTIRHKDGYLVHVLYNASVYRDVTGNVLGVFAAARDVTAQRHAAQYARSLIEASLDPLVTISSEGKITDVNEATMKVTGAARDELIGTDFSDYFTEPEKAREGYQQVFAEGFVTDYPLTIRHRNGQLMDVLYNASVYRDVQGNVLGVFAAARDVTAQRQAAQYARSLIEASLDPLVTISPEGKITDVNAATVKVTGVASDELVGTDFSDYFTEPEKAREGYQQVFAKGFVTDYPLTIRHRDGQLVDVLYNASVYRDVHGNVLGVFAAARDVTAQRQAAQYARSLIEASLDPLVTISPEGKITDVNAATVKVTGVERDELVGTDFSDYFTEPEKAREGYQQVFAKGFVTDYPLTIRHKEGQLVHVLYNASVYRDVTGNVLGVFAAARDVTAQRHAAQYARSLIEASLDPLVTISPEGKIMDVNEATVKVTGLERDQLVGTDFSDYFTEPEKAREGYRRVFAEGFVTDYPLTIRHRDGHFTDVLYNASVYRDVEGNVLGVFAAARDVTETKRVMREFAETKNFLDNILQSSTKYSIIGKDLNYRILSWNEGARRNYGYNEEEIIGKESTVLHSPEDIEAGVVERMLKTAYDKGLAEGEFQRVRKNGSRFVASVVVTRRNDSAGNPIGYLLMSTDITEKKQAEEKLRYASQYARSLIEASLDPLVTISLEGKITDVNEATAKVTGVPREELIGTDFSDYFTEPEKAREGYEQVFSKGYVTDYPLTIRHRDGRFTSVLYNASVYRDAAGNVLGVFAAARDVTAQREAEAKVTEQRSREEQRARELERLAELERFQKLTVGRELKMVELKKEIEELRKEREICRTQHQQQLMRG from the coding sequence ATGAATAGCGATCATGAAAATGATGCAACGACTGCACGACCTGCACAGGGGAATGCAGCGTCGGACGCTCTCCTTGCTTCCCTGGTCTCTTCCTCCGAAGACGCCATTATCAGCACCACTCCCGAAGGATTCATCCTTACCTTCAACAGTGCGGCGGAGAGGCTGTACGGCTACAGCGCCGAGGAGATTGTCGGACAGCCGATATCGATCCTCATCCCCGAGTCGGACCGGGAGGAGCACAACGACAGGCTCGCCAGGGTGCGCCACGGAGAGCGGGTCGAGCACTTCGAGACGGTGCGCCGCAAAAAGGACGGCGAGATCATCGACATCTCCCTCAGTATCTCCCCCATCTACTCACCGTCCGGCGAGATAGCCGGCGCCGCCTCCATAGCACGGGACATAACGCGCAAGAAACGGGAAGAGGAGCAGCAGCTCACTACCTTCAAGTACGCGCGAAGCCTCATCGAAGCGTCCCTCGACCCCCTCGTCACCATCTCTCCGGAAGGGAAGATCATGGACGTGAACGAGGCGGCGACGAAGGCGACCGGGGTACCAAAGGAGGAGCTTATCGGCACCGATTTCTCCGACTACTTCACGGAACCGGAGAAGGCACGCCTCGGATACCAGCAGGTTTTCGCCAAGGGGTTCGTCACCGACTACCCCCTCACCATGCGGCGCAGGGACGGCAACGTAACCGACGTCCTCTACAACGCAAGCGTCTACCACGACAGTCGCGGCAACGTCCTTGGCGTCTTCGCCGCGGCGCGCGACATCACCGCTCAGCGCCACGCAGCGCAGTACGCCAGAAGCCTTATCGAGGCATCCCTCGACCCCCTCGTCACCATCTCGCCGGAAGGAAAGATCACCGACGTCAACGAGGCGACCATGAAGGTTACCGGGGTCGCCCGTGACGAGCTCATCGGCACCGACTTCTCCGACTACTTCACCGAATCGGACAAGGCGCGCGAGGGGTACCTGCGGGTATTCGCGGAGGGGTTCGTCACCGACTACCCCCTCACCATACGCCACAGAAACGGCCAGCTCACCGACGTCCTCTACAACGCGAGCCTGTACCGCGACGTGCAGGGGAACGTCCTCGGCGTCTTCGCGGCGGCACGCGACGTGACCGCACAGCGCCACGCGGCACAATACGCCCGAAGCCTCATCGAGGCCTCCCTCGACCCCCTCGTCACCATCAGCCCGGAAGGGAAGATCACCGACGTAAACGCCGCCACCGTGAAGGTCACCGGGGTCGCCCGCGACGAGCTCATCGGCACCGACTTCTCCGACTACTTCACCGAGTCGGACAAGGCTCGCGAGGGGTACCAGCAGGTCTTCGCAAAGGGATTTGTCACCGACTACCCACTCACCATCAGGCATAAGGACGGCTACCTGGTGCACGTCCTGTACAACGCCTCCGTCTACCGCGACGTCACCGGCAACGTGCTCGGTGTGTTCGCGGCCGCCCGCGACGTCACCGCCCAGCGCCATGCCGCGCAGTACGCCAGAAGCCTCATAGAGGCATCCCTCGACCCCCTCGTCACCATCAGCTCCGAAGGGAAGATCACCGACGTCAACGAGGCGACCATGAAGGTCACCGGCGCGGCACGGGACGAACTTATCGGCACCGACTTCTCCGACTACTTCACCGAGCCGGAGAAGGCGCGCGAGGGGTACCAGCAGGTCTTCGCGGAGGGTTTCGTCACCGACTATCCCCTCACCATCAGGCACAGGAACGGGCAGCTCATGGACGTCCTGTACAACGCGAGCGTCTACCGCGACGTGCAGGGGAACGTCCTCGGCGTCTTCGCAGCCGCACGCGACGTCACCGCGCAGCGCCAGGCCGCGCAGTACGCCCGAAGCCTCATCGAGGCCTCCCTCGACCCGCTCGTCACCATCTCCCCGGAAGGAAAGATCACCGACGTGAACGCCGCGACCGTGAAGGTCACCGGAGTGGCGAGCGACGAGCTCGTGGGGACCGACTTCTCCGACTATTTCACCGAGCCGGAGAAGGCGCGCGAAGGGTACCAACAGGTCTTCGCAAAGGGATTTGTCACCGACTACCCGCTCACCATCAGGCACCGCGACGGGCAGCTCGTGGACGTCCTGTACAATGCGAGCGTCTACCGCGACGTGCACGGCAATGTCCTCGGCGTCTTCGCCGCAGCCCGCGACGTCACCGCTCAGCGGCAGGCCGCCCAGTACGCCCGAAGCCTCATCGAGGCCTCCCTCGACCCGCTCGTTACCATCTCCCCGGAAGGAAAGATCACCGACGTGAACGCGGCGACGGTGAAGGTTACCGGCGTCGAACGTGACGAACTCGTCGGCACCGACTTCTCCGACTACTTCACCGAGCCGGAGAAGGCGCGCGAGGGGTACCAGCAGGTATTTGCGAAAGGTTTCGTCACCGACTACCCCCTCACCATCAGGCACAAAGAGGGGCAGCTGGTGCACGTCCTGTACAATGCCTCCGTCTACCGCGACGTCACCGGCAACGTGCTGGGGGTCTTCGCGGCAGCCCGCGACGTCACCGCCCAGCGCCATGCCGCGCAGTACGCCAGAAGCCTCATCGAGGCCTCCCTCGACCCCCTCGTCACCATCTCCCCGGAAGGGAAGATCATGGACGTGAACGAGGCGACGGTGAAGGTGACCGGGCTCGAGCGGGACCAGCTCGTCGGGACCGACTTCTCCGACTACTTCACCGAGCCGGAAAAGGCGCGCGAGGGGTACCGCCGGGTCTTCGCCGAGGGGTTCGTCACGGACTACCCCCTCACCATCAGACACCGCGACGGCCACTTCACCGATGTCCTCTACAACGCAAGCGTCTACCGAGATGTGGAGGGGAACGTCCTCGGCGTCTTCGCGGCTGCGCGCGACGTGACCGAGACGAAGCGGGTCATGAGGGAGTTCGCGGAGACGAAGAACTTCCTCGACAACATCCTGCAGAGTTCCACCAAGTACTCCATCATCGGCAAGGACCTGAACTACCGGATCCTCTCCTGGAACGAGGGGGCCCGGCGCAACTACGGCTACAACGAGGAGGAGATCATCGGGAAGGAGTCGACTGTCCTGCACTCCCCCGAGGACATCGAGGCAGGGGTGGTGGAAAGGATGCTGAAGACCGCCTACGACAAGGGGCTTGCCGAAGGTGAATTCCAGAGGGTGCGCAAGAACGGCTCCCGCTTCGTGGCGAGCGTCGTGGTCACCCGCAGGAACGACTCCGCGGGGAACCCGATCGGGTACCTTCTCATGAGCACGGACATCACCGAGAAGAAGCAGGCGGAGGAGAAGCTGCGCTACGCCTCGCAGTATGCCCGTTCCCTCATCGAGGCGAGCCTCGACCCGCTGGTGACGATCAGCCTGGAAGGGAAGATAACGGACGTGAACGAGGCGACGGCGAAGGTCACCGGGGTGCCGCGGGAGGAACTGATCGGCACCGACTTCTCCGACTACTTCACGGAGCCGGAGAAGGCGCGCGAAGGGTACGAGCAGGTCTTCTCCAAGGGGTACGTCACCGACTACCCGCTGACCATCCGGCACCGGGACGGGCGCTTCACCAGCGTCCTTTACAACGCCTCCGTGTACCGCGACGCCGCAGGAAACGTCCTCGGTGTCTTTGCCGCGGCCCGCGACGTCACCGCCCAGAGGGAGGCGGAGGCGAAGGTCACCGAGCAGAGGTCGCGTGAAGAGCAGCGCGCCCGCGAACTGGAGCGCCTCGCCGAACTGGAGCGCTTCCAGAAGCTCACCGTGGGGCGCGAGCTGAAGATGGTGGAGCTCAAGAAAGAGATCGAGGAGCTCCGGAAAGAGAGGGAGATATGCCGGACCCAACACCAACAGCAGCTTATGAGGGGCTGA
- a CDS encoding polysaccharide biosynthesis/export family protein, with protein sequence MTTTMRLSRFHFFFILSILSLTGCATYKDIAPGTRTPIYSSAVVSTEKVTVETLPPEAAPARDYRVGPGDILLIDVNGRPEFIVATPGNNGKAQGSRVDGAGNIHLPMAGAVQVGGLTLSEIEGKLSAIFRKYLQNPWVVAEVLEYKSQPVYLLGQFRASGTYYMDRPLTLLQGIALGNGFDSTASLSGARLIRNGKTLPVDIYNLLQGGDTTQNAWLKGGDTIYIPDNRNQQVFIFGAVKKPGPVPITPGGLNLAQAIASAELRETGYDFHHVRIIRSISATRGELQVVDFDRVLRGQALPIPLEQGDIIYVPKSGFGTWNDVIADILPSLQTVSAVLQPFVSIKFLKE encoded by the coding sequence ATGACGACCACAATGCGACTGTCCCGTTTTCATTTCTTTTTTATCCTGTCCATACTCTCTCTCACCGGCTGTGCCACCTACAAAGATATAGCGCCCGGCACCCGCACCCCGATCTACTCTTCGGCGGTGGTCTCGACGGAGAAGGTCACCGTGGAGACTCTCCCCCCCGAGGCCGCGCCCGCGCGCGATTACCGCGTCGGCCCCGGCGATATCCTCCTCATCGACGTGAACGGGAGGCCGGAGTTCATCGTCGCGACTCCCGGCAACAACGGGAAGGCGCAGGGGAGCCGGGTAGACGGCGCCGGGAACATCCATCTCCCGATGGCGGGGGCGGTGCAGGTCGGCGGCCTCACCCTCTCCGAGATCGAGGGGAAACTCTCCGCCATATTCAGGAAGTATCTCCAGAACCCCTGGGTGGTCGCCGAAGTCCTCGAGTACAAGAGCCAGCCGGTTTACCTCTTGGGGCAGTTCCGCGCCTCGGGCACCTACTACATGGACCGTCCTTTGACCCTCCTCCAGGGGATAGCGCTCGGAAACGGCTTCGACAGCACCGCGAGCCTCTCCGGGGCGCGCCTGATCCGCAACGGCAAGACTCTCCCGGTGGACATCTACAACCTCCTCCAGGGGGGGGACACGACGCAGAACGCCTGGCTGAAGGGGGGGGACACGATCTACATCCCTGACAACAGGAACCAGCAGGTCTTCATCTTCGGCGCCGTGAAAAAGCCCGGGCCGGTCCCCATCACTCCGGGGGGGCTGAACCTCGCACAGGCGATCGCCAGCGCGGAGCTGCGCGAGACCGGATACGACTTCCATCACGTGCGCATCATCCGCTCCATCTCCGCCACCCGCGGCGAGCTTCAGGTCGTCGACTTCGACAGGGTGCTGCGCGGCCAGGCGCTGCCGATCCCGCTGGAGCAGGGGGATATCATCTACGTTCCCAAAAGCGGCTTTGGCACCTGGAACGACGTCATCGCCGACATTCTCCCCTCCCTGCAGACGGTCAGTGCAGTCCTGCAGCCGTTTGTCTCCATCAAGTTCCTGAAGGAGTAG
- a CDS encoding GumC family protein translates to MNQQLPMPVAEEIHLQDYVNVIVRRKGTFVTSFIAVFAGVALFTFLSPPQYESTATLFVKDNKGKVGQMGDLLLNNATPVDSELEILKSRSNMEKVVARLHLDWKIDKRSSSDVDCKLLEFSSTAKEPVYRIEITAPGAYTVKDGDGNLIGSGTAGSLLRAKGVSLLITDLKGEKGDSFRLSLLPFNETVSLLRKDVKAQEVGKKTNIMAVTYRDNDRQLARDVVNTLVQAYLDQGLVLRAEEATRTVGFVEEQLQGIKKELEGAEQNLEAYKSTSGVIQLDAEAQNLITTLSEAEKQKALATLQRKQAEFALTSLKETKRRGGDYSPSVMREDPVLAGMASKLAELQVLKKGQLSESTASHPGVKSVQAQIEELEQKIQATYETTLKNVQKQEKDISGEISRHDAQLKKLPAAERDLARLTRLAKVNADIYTFLLQKHEEARIAKASTINNISVVDPAIAADLPVSPKKGKNLALGLIVGLMCGVGLCFFKEYLDDTVKEADEAQRLLSLPLLAVVPFISRKEGAEALVTHLSPKSPASEAFRSLRTGLHFCAVNKEKKVLLVTSTFPAEGKSTVASNLAITLVQAGSKVLLVDCDLRRSTLHEKFGCENGYGLTGVLAGDTTPDAAIKGTSVPGLDLLTAGVVPPNPAELLGSESMKAFVEQMRGRYDHVIIDAPPALAVTDAPVLTQVSDLVLMVLQAGKVPAKAAHRAKEVLATSAAPVAGLVLADLRKSSVGYGYGYGYGYGYGAGAEKKKPWWRIL, encoded by the coding sequence ATGAACCAGCAGCTACCGATGCCAGTCGCAGAGGAAATCCACCTCCAGGATTACGTCAACGTAATCGTGCGGCGCAAAGGCACCTTCGTCACCTCCTTCATTGCTGTCTTTGCAGGGGTTGCCCTCTTCACCTTCCTCTCACCTCCGCAATACGAATCTACCGCGACCCTCTTTGTCAAGGACAACAAGGGAAAGGTCGGGCAGATGGGGGATCTCCTCCTCAACAACGCCACCCCGGTCGACTCCGAGCTCGAGATCCTGAAATCCCGCTCCAACATGGAAAAGGTGGTGGCGCGGCTGCACCTCGACTGGAAGATCGACAAGCGCTCCTCCTCCGACGTCGACTGCAAGCTCCTCGAGTTCAGCTCCACCGCGAAGGAGCCGGTGTACCGGATCGAGATCACCGCCCCCGGCGCCTATACGGTAAAGGACGGCGACGGGAACCTCATCGGGTCCGGCACCGCGGGGTCGCTCCTGCGCGCGAAAGGGGTTTCCCTCCTCATCACGGATCTCAAGGGGGAGAAGGGGGATTCGTTCCGGCTTTCGCTCCTGCCGTTCAACGAGACCGTATCCCTTCTGCGCAAGGACGTGAAGGCACAAGAGGTGGGGAAAAAGACCAATATAATGGCTGTTACCTACCGGGACAACGACCGGCAACTCGCCCGCGACGTGGTGAACACCCTCGTGCAGGCCTATCTCGACCAGGGGCTGGTGCTGCGTGCCGAAGAGGCGACCCGCACCGTCGGATTCGTCGAAGAGCAGCTCCAGGGGATCAAGAAGGAGCTCGAGGGGGCCGAGCAGAACCTCGAGGCGTACAAAAGCACCTCCGGCGTCATCCAGCTCGATGCGGAAGCACAGAACCTGATCACCACCCTCTCCGAGGCGGAGAAGCAGAAGGCGCTCGCCACCCTGCAGAGAAAGCAGGCGGAATTCGCCCTTACCTCCCTGAAGGAAACGAAGCGCAGGGGAGGGGACTACTCTCCTTCCGTCATGCGGGAGGATCCGGTTCTTGCGGGGATGGCCTCGAAGCTCGCCGAGCTGCAGGTTCTGAAAAAGGGGCAGCTCTCGGAAAGCACCGCCTCCCACCCGGGGGTGAAGAGCGTGCAGGCGCAGATAGAGGAGTTGGAGCAGAAGATCCAGGCGACGTACGAGACGACGCTCAAAAACGTCCAGAAGCAGGAAAAGGACATAAGCGGGGAGATCTCCCGCCACGACGCCCAGTTGAAGAAGCTGCCCGCTGCAGAGAGGGATCTCGCGCGCCTGACCCGCCTGGCCAAGGTGAATGCCGACATCTACACCTTTCTGTTGCAAAAGCACGAAGAGGCGCGGATCGCGAAGGCGTCTACCATAAACAACATAAGTGTGGTCGATCCCGCCATCGCCGCGGATCTCCCGGTCTCCCCGAAAAAAGGGAAGAACCTGGCGCTCGGCCTTATCGTGGGGCTCATGTGCGGCGTCGGCCTCTGCTTTTTCAAGGAGTACCTGGACGACACGGTGAAGGAAGCGGACGAGGCGCAGCGCCTCCTCTCCCTGCCGCTTCTGGCGGTGGTTCCCTTCATCTCCAGGAAAGAGGGGGCAGAAGCGCTGGTGACGCACCTCTCCCCGAAGTCCCCAGCCTCGGAGGCCTTCCGCTCCTTGCGCACCGGGCTTCATTTCTGCGCCGTCAACAAGGAGAAGAAGGTGCTGCTCGTTACCAGTACCTTCCCGGCAGAGGGGAAGTCCACCGTTGCCTCCAATCTCGCCATAACGCTGGTGCAGGCGGGATCGAAGGTATTGCTGGTGGACTGCGACCTGCGCCGTTCCACGCTGCACGAAAAGTTCGGCTGCGAAAACGGATACGGGCTCACCGGTGTTCTTGCCGGCGATACGACCCCGGACGCCGCCATAAAGGGTACCTCAGTGCCGGGGCTCGACCTGCTGACTGCAGGTGTGGTGCCCCCCAATCCGGCGGAGCTCCTGGGATCTGAGTCGATGAAGGCCTTTGTGGAGCAGATGCGCGGCAGGTATGATCATGTGATCATCGACGCGCCTCCCGCCCTCGCGGTAACCGACGCGCCGGTGCTCACCCAGGTGTCCGACCTCGTCCTGATGGTGCTGCAGGCCGGCAAGGTGCCTGCGAAGGCAGCGCACCGGGCGAAGGAAGTGCTCGCCACCTCCGCCGCGCCGGTGGCCGGTCTCGTCCTCGCCGACCTGCGGAAGAGCTCCGTCGGGTACGGATACGGGTACGGTTACGGGTATGGCTACGGCGCAGGCGCAGAGAAGAAGAAGCCGTGGTGGCGCATCCTCTAG
- a CDS encoding tyrosine-protein phosphatase → MVDYHSHLLPGIDDGAYALEESLAMARALVAVGFTVAHCTPHLIKGAYETAPGRVRELTAILQKHYDEAGIALKLVPGTEHYLDEYLGDFLDEAVTVGESRCLLVEAPFRASADVVAAHADHLLQRGFVPLFAHPERCAAFAPASSGGGFLSGILGKRKGPVVEGTLLAKLKERGCRYQGNLGSFAGVYGEDIRQRAILFLENGIYSCLGSDAHRVDRLEAVLRRGIATVEEAVGKEGAAALLQWRA, encoded by the coding sequence ATGGTCGACTATCACAGCCACCTTTTGCCCGGAATTGACGACGGCGCCTATGCGCTGGAGGAATCGCTCGCCATGGCGCGGGCCCTGGTGGCTGTCGGGTTCACCGTCGCGCACTGCACGCCGCACCTGATAAAGGGCGCGTACGAGACCGCGCCGGGGCGGGTGAGGGAGCTGACCGCGATCCTGCAGAAGCATTATGACGAGGCAGGGATCGCGCTAAAGCTCGTGCCGGGGACCGAGCACTATCTCGACGAGTACCTGGGGGATTTTCTTGATGAAGCGGTGACGGTGGGTGAATCCCGCTGTCTGCTCGTGGAAGCGCCCTTCAGAGCGTCAGCAGATGTCGTTGCCGCACATGCCGATCACCTGCTGCAGCGAGGATTCGTCCCCCTCTTTGCGCACCCAGAGCGGTGCGCGGCCTTTGCGCCAGCCTCCTCCGGCGGAGGATTCCTCTCCGGTATTTTGGGGAAGCGGAAAGGCCCTGTGGTAGAGGGGACGCTCCTGGCAAAGCTGAAGGAGCGCGGCTGCAGGTATCAGGGGAATCTCGGAAGCTTTGCCGGAGTGTACGGCGAGGACATCCGGCAGCGGGCCATTCTCTTCCTGGAAAATGGCATCTATTCCTGCCTCGGCAGCGATGCCCACCGCGTCGACCGGCTGGAGGCGGTTCTGCGCCGCGGGATCGCGACGGTGGAGGAAGCAGTAGGGAAAGAGGGCGCTGCCGCTCTCCTGCAGTGGCGCGCCTGA
- the rfbX gene encoding oligosaccharide flippase family protein, producing the protein MVSSIKAVFGKEEYARLASNLFSLSTLQLVSYALPLVTLPYLVRVLGAEKFGLLMFSQSFVTYLGILVDYGFNLSATREISINRENRAKVTEIFSAVMTIKMCLLVLSFVILCATVFGFERFRHEWEVYFLSFTLVVGQALFPVWYFQGMEKMKFMTLLNIFAKVFFTVMIFVCVRREGDYLIVPLLNGLGFIISGLGSLWLVMKKMGQRFTFCAPAVLKSHLRESSEYFFSRISVSAYTSSNVFFLGLITSHTMVGYYAIAEKIYNALQQGYQPIVQSLYPYIAKQRNIRLFKKLFAYANFFNFLLVGLLFLSAARVIRIVSGHSIVESTLVLQILLAASLFVVPSIMLGYPFLAALGHKRIANYSVILGALLHIIVLSILAVLGKMTVTSVAAMVLITELIVLSIRSYGVQKSKLWNC; encoded by the coding sequence ATGGTCTCCAGCATAAAGGCGGTTTTCGGCAAGGAGGAGTATGCACGGCTTGCCTCGAATCTCTTCTCTCTTTCCACGTTGCAACTCGTAAGTTATGCCCTTCCGCTGGTTACTCTCCCGTATCTCGTTCGAGTGCTCGGCGCTGAAAAGTTCGGGCTGCTGATGTTTTCCCAGTCGTTCGTGACGTACCTGGGAATCCTCGTCGACTACGGATTCAACCTCTCCGCCACCCGGGAAATTTCCATCAACAGGGAGAACAGGGCGAAGGTGACGGAGATCTTCTCCGCCGTGATGACGATCAAGATGTGTCTCTTGGTGCTCTCCTTTGTCATCCTCTGTGCCACGGTCTTCGGCTTTGAGCGCTTCCGGCATGAGTGGGAGGTGTATTTTCTCTCCTTCACCCTTGTGGTGGGGCAGGCTCTGTTCCCCGTCTGGTACTTCCAGGGGATGGAGAAGATGAAGTTCATGACCTTGCTGAACATCTTCGCAAAGGTCTTTTTCACGGTGATGATCTTTGTCTGTGTCAGGAGGGAAGGGGACTACCTGATCGTCCCGCTCCTCAATGGGCTCGGGTTCATCATTTCTGGTCTCGGCTCCCTGTGGCTGGTAATGAAGAAGATGGGGCAGCGCTTCACCTTCTGCGCGCCCGCGGTGCTGAAATCCCACTTGAGGGAGAGCTCCGAGTATTTCTTTTCCCGCATTTCCGTCTCGGCCTACACCTCGAGCAATGTCTTCTTCCTGGGGCTGATCACCAGTCATACGATGGTCGGCTACTACGCCATCGCCGAAAAGATCTACAACGCTTTGCAGCAGGGGTATCAGCCGATCGTACAGTCTCTGTACCCCTACATCGCCAAGCAGCGCAATATCCGGCTCTTCAAGAAGCTCTTCGCCTACGCCAACTTCTTCAACTTCCTCCTCGTCGGCCTTCTCTTTCTCTCGGCAGCCCGGGTGATCCGGATCGTCTCGGGGCACTCCATTGTGGAAAGTACCCTGGTGCTGCAGATTCTTCTTGCCGCATCCCTTTTTGTCGTGCCGTCCATCATGCTGGGTTACCCCTTTCTTGCCGCGCTCGGGCACAAGCGCATTGCGAACTATAGTGTCATCCTCGGGGCGCTGCTGCATATCATCGTCCTCTCCATACTCGCCGTGCTGGGGAAGATGACGGTCACCAGCGTGGCGGCCATGGTCCTGATCACGGAGTTGATAGTTCTTTCCATCAGAAGCTACGGTGTGCAGAAATCAAAATTGTGGAATTGCTAA
- the tagD gene encoding glycerol-3-phosphate cytidylyltransferase has translation MSSKTVITYGTFDLFHVGHLNLLQRLKAMGDRLIVAVSTDDFNSLKGKRTLIPYEQRAKIVESIRYVDQVIPECTWEQKVEDIKKYDVDLFVIGNDWEGKFDFLKEHCEVLYVDRTQDISSTELKSSLKSFFSVPKEEIIRALDILEQLKRDLE, from the coding sequence ATGAGCTCAAAAACTGTCATTACCTACGGAACTTTCGACCTCTTTCACGTCGGGCATCTGAATCTTTTGCAGAGGCTGAAGGCAATGGGCGACAGGCTGATCGTCGCCGTATCCACCGACGACTTCAACTCCCTCAAGGGGAAGAGAACCCTGATACCGTACGAGCAGCGGGCAAAGATCGTGGAAAGCATCCGCTACGTCGATCAAGTAATACCCGAATGCACCTGGGAGCAGAAGGTCGAAGACATAAAGAAGTACGATGTGGATCTTTTCGTCATTGGAAATGACTGGGAAGGGAAATTCGACTTTCTCAAGGAGCACTGCGAGGTTCTCTACGTGGATCGGACGCAGGATATCTCCAGCACCGAGCTGAAGTCGTCCCTGAAGTCGTTCTTCTCAGTGCCGAAAGAGGAGATCATCAGAGCCCTCGACATACTGGAACAGCTGAAGAGAGATCTGGAATAG
- a CDS encoding CDP-glycerol glycerophosphotransferase family protein translates to MRILKKILRYLVGFSFNLLARCLAGEHRTAVFRSDPQLSDNPLAFFLYLHRTLGSEWSFVWLVQDLEGARGQLEAEGIRVDGRVRLLKAGSVAAHFWSCAARLCVDSHGSFTLPRCGIGKGFHMSLWHGSPLKRIGQDTHEGSAFQTDSDLVVASAGLFVPILSSGLGVSSDRIVCTGQPRNDWMLGGTPAGNRAAGFSPYIMWMPTYTISRGSPEVGKGYKGKDFDVSTDSFGVLNLSDFPVLDSHLGSRGMKLLLKLHPYDVRNDLEWPSYENIVVIKWNDERILGSGLYSALGNSEALISDVSSVIFDYMLTGKRIGIDRSIAEKSLRGLAFSLDFSEFNSFDISSKSDFFTFIDTVAHSSSEGRGAAPSFSLYNGEVPVPFCRNIFDQLSARGVFE, encoded by the coding sequence ATGCGCATCTTGAAGAAAATTCTCAGATACCTCGTCGGATTCTCCTTCAACCTCCTTGCCCGATGCCTTGCCGGCGAGCACAGGACAGCCGTTTTCCGCTCCGACCCGCAGCTTTCCGACAATCCCCTGGCTTTTTTCCTCTATCTCCACAGGACCCTCGGCAGCGAATGGTCCTTCGTCTGGCTGGTTCAGGATCTGGAGGGCGCGAGGGGGCAGCTGGAGGCGGAAGGAATCCGTGTGGACGGGAGGGTGAGGTTACTGAAGGCCGGTTCCGTCGCCGCCCACTTCTGGAGCTGCGCGGCAAGGCTTTGCGTCGATTCCCACGGGTCGTTCACCCTGCCACGGTGCGGCATAGGGAAGGGGTTTCACATGTCCCTTTGGCACGGCAGCCCCCTGAAGCGGATCGGACAGGACACCCACGAGGGCTCCGCGTTCCAGACCGACAGCGATCTTGTGGTAGCGTCTGCCGGTCTGTTCGTTCCGATTCTCTCGAGCGGACTGGGAGTCTCCTCCGACAGGATCGTCTGCACCGGGCAGCCCCGCAACGACTGGATGCTCGGCGGGACTCCTGCCGGGAACAGGGCGGCCGGATTCTCGCCGTACATAATGTGGATGCCGACCTACACCATCAGCAGGGGATCTCCGGAAGTGGGGAAGGGGTACAAGGGAAAGGATTTCGACGTCTCGACCGACAGCTTCGGCGTCCTCAACTTGAGCGACTTTCCCGTCCTCGACTCGCATCTCGGCAGCCGCGGGATGAAGCTTTTGCTGAAACTTCACCCTTACGACGTGCGCAACGATCTCGAGTGGCCGAGCTATGAAAACATCGTCGTCATCAAGTGGAACGACGAACGGATTCTCGGGAGCGGGCTCTACAGCGCGCTGGGGAATTCCGAGGCGCTCATCTCCGACGTGTCGTCGGTGATTTTCGACTACATGCTCACCGGGAAAAGAATAGGGATAGACCGCTCCATCGCGGAAAAGTCGCTGCGCGGTCTCGCGTTTTCCCTCGACTTCAGCGAGTTCAACTCTTTTGACATTTCCAGCAAGAGCGACTTCTTCACCTTTATCGATACCGTCGCCCACAGCAGTAGCGAAGGGCGCGGCGCCGCCCCGAGCTTCAGCCTCTACAACGGCGAGGTTCCCGTCCCCTTTTGCAGGAACATCTTTGACCAGCTATCGGCTCGGGGGGTATTCGAGTAG